A region of Methylibium petroleiphilum PM1 DNA encodes the following proteins:
- a CDS encoding FlgO family outer membrane protein — protein MNRRNFLSLGALVPATALLVGCDPETLQDYAQLAVDRLLPQLKANFDATKPLVVAPLVNVDDLEASSTFGRTFAEMVSSRLAQAGVRIADVRIRNPLVYRPNGELVLSREAAAAGRTYDAQGVLVGTYSVMRPRVYANLKAIRIADNLVLAATDAELRYEG, from the coding sequence ATGAACCGTCGAAACTTCCTCTCTCTCGGCGCGCTGGTCCCTGCGACCGCGCTCCTGGTCGGCTGCGATCCCGAGACGCTGCAAGACTACGCGCAGCTCGCCGTCGATCGGCTGCTCCCGCAGCTGAAGGCCAACTTCGATGCGACCAAGCCGCTGGTCGTCGCCCCGCTCGTCAACGTCGACGACCTCGAGGCCTCGTCCACCTTCGGCCGCACGTTCGCCGAGATGGTCAGCTCGCGCCTGGCGCAGGCCGGCGTGCGCATCGCTGACGTTCGCATCCGCAACCCGCTGGTCTACCGCCCGAACGGCGAGCTCGTGCTGTCCCGTGAAGCTGCTGCAGCTGGCCGTACCTACGACGCACAAGGGGTTCTTGTCGGCACCTACTCGGTCATGCGCCCCCGTGTGTACGCCAACCTCAAGGCCATCCGTATCGCCGACAACCTGGTGCTCGCCGCCACCGACGCGGAGCTGCGCTATGAAGGGTAA
- a CDS encoding TraV family lipoprotein, with protein MRLLLAMGVTLLASGCGTILNTAGSDEYGCTPGEAKVTCRTPTAIYRSTNGSPPVAETDSPVAWSKLIRGTSGALVEEQPDAAAPIPGVARSDASGGERRTPNERSVPGLNAQTLGLVGATIGGRPVREPAQVMRIWIAPWIDKNDDLHYPSYLFTEVQARRWTFGKQAFAGRGVVVPHKDFASTDPQRSTASAAEQAPRGFAKPATPTAEPAEGSSSADFSLPN; from the coding sequence ATGCGTCTCCTGCTCGCGATGGGCGTCACGTTGCTGGCCAGCGGTTGCGGCACCATCCTCAACACGGCCGGTTCGGACGAGTACGGCTGCACTCCGGGCGAGGCGAAAGTCACCTGCCGAACGCCGACCGCGATCTACCGCTCGACCAACGGTTCGCCGCCTGTTGCTGAGACCGATTCGCCGGTTGCCTGGAGCAAACTGATCCGCGGCACGAGTGGCGCTCTGGTCGAAGAGCAGCCCGACGCCGCTGCCCCGATCCCGGGCGTTGCGCGTTCAGACGCCTCCGGCGGTGAGCGCCGCACTCCCAACGAGCGCAGCGTTCCCGGCCTGAACGCCCAGACGCTGGGCCTGGTGGGCGCCACCATCGGCGGCCGCCCGGTGCGCGAGCCTGCGCAGGTCATGCGCATCTGGATCGCGCCGTGGATCGACAAAAACGACGACCTGCACTACCCGAGCTACCTCTTCACCGAGGTGCAGGCGCGTCGATGGACATTCGGCAAGCAGGCGTTCGCCGGTCGCGGCGTCGTCGTGCCCCACAAGGATTTCGCGTCGACCGACCCGCAACGGTCGACTGCGAGCGCTGCGGAGCAAGCCCCTCGGGGTTTCGCCAAACCAGCGACCCCCACGGCCGAACCGGCCGAGGGCTCCTCTTCCGCGGATTTCTCTCTCCCTAACTGA
- the traA gene encoding TraA family conjugative transfer protein: MKFNLSTLSKRRLAVAAAALALAGVAVAGTATTGTNDFNSVTTRLTAWLEGSLGKTFALGSLGVGLAIGVVKQSVMSVVTGVAVALAGSIGPAVLGGIFTATM, from the coding sequence ATGAAGTTCAATCTCTCCACCCTGTCCAAGCGTCGCCTCGCGGTTGCCGCTGCCGCCCTGGCCCTCGCCGGTGTCGCTGTCGCCGGCACCGCGACGACCGGTACCAACGACTTCAACTCCGTGACGACGCGCCTGACCGCCTGGCTCGAAGGCTCGCTGGGCAAGACGTTCGCCCTCGGGTCGCTCGGCGTCGGCCTGGCCATCGGCGTCGTGAAGCAGTCGGTCATGTCGGTGGTCACCGGTGTGGCTGTCGCGCTGGCGGGCTCGATCGGCCCGGCCGTGCTCGGCGGCATCTTCACGGCGACGATGTAA
- the traC gene encoding type IV secretion system protein TraC has translation MSADSKGPQAPSRKEKIKMFGFLRQERDNVPFANLTVMAHDPATRLFHMTDGEVSYLGACFVGDPLTGADQSTVDKFSSAFGMPFPAGTFVQIGLLSTPDVDEYLDAYVGAKAQDGVLGALAARHRDLISSGREKPLVSRSGIYLHRQRLVITIKTPLHNNRPTEADISSAKEYADRLQEALKASGLHMEALDAPRYVALMRLMTHPHDPIDDRYDAHKPIREQIFFPGDSVSYDDKSTISFHDGKHFAKLLSVKHFPKRATLGLMNFIVGEPQGLSNQITEPYWITLTLHYPDQVKKADWVRGRSAMINHQVFGPTAHMIPVLGYKKAGIDTLVHEMEGRGAVLCDVNFSIFLISRDRSRLNKSIAGLQAYYSSLAFEFREDSRILETMWDNLLPLNVSAPAIEKTFRFHTMAVSQAVCFLPIIGEWRGSGVGRSVLMVTRRGQPALFDLYDSSTNYNGVVFAESGAGKSFFTQKLVSDYLAEGAKVWAIDVGHSYKKLCRSVGGEFVEFHAESRICLNPFTNIDGNLDEEMDILKATIAKMAAPEESLSDYQMAILEQAITSVYTKFGNKANVIAIVEFLMAQTDSEAHRLAKQLYPFAGGAYTRWFDGDNNLDLDNAFVVLELQDLKGRKALQQVVLLQLISRINHEIYRTHGRKKILIIDEAWELLDDPLMAKAMEAAYRKARKHDGAVLVVTQSLADLYNSPNSRAIVANSAWQFILKQNGEAVDAAIDGGQFKIEPYGAYMLKTVHTVRGAYSEVMVKRGDNSWGILRLVVDRFTQVMFSTSGAERDQILGAIDRGEDVVEAVDAYIASENDRAGRELEAA, from the coding sequence TTGTCCGCAGATTCCAAGGGGCCTCAGGCTCCTAGTCGCAAGGAAAAGATCAAGATGTTTGGATTCCTGAGGCAAGAGCGGGACAACGTCCCATTCGCCAATCTCACTGTGATGGCGCATGACCCAGCCACGCGGTTGTTTCACATGACCGACGGCGAGGTCAGCTATCTCGGCGCCTGCTTCGTTGGTGACCCGCTGACCGGCGCAGACCAGTCGACCGTGGACAAGTTCAGCTCCGCCTTCGGAATGCCTTTCCCGGCCGGTACCTTCGTACAGATCGGCCTGCTGTCGACGCCCGACGTCGACGAGTATCTCGACGCCTACGTCGGCGCGAAGGCGCAAGACGGCGTCCTCGGCGCTCTCGCTGCTCGCCACCGCGACCTCATCTCCTCGGGGCGCGAGAAGCCGCTGGTATCGCGCTCGGGCATCTACCTGCACCGGCAGCGCCTGGTGATCACGATCAAGACGCCGCTCCACAACAATCGACCGACCGAGGCCGACATCTCTTCGGCCAAGGAGTATGCCGACCGCCTGCAGGAAGCGCTCAAGGCCTCCGGCCTGCACATGGAGGCCCTGGACGCGCCGCGCTACGTCGCGCTCATGCGCCTGATGACGCACCCTCACGACCCCATCGACGACCGCTACGACGCGCACAAGCCGATCCGCGAGCAGATCTTCTTCCCCGGCGATTCGGTCAGCTACGACGACAAGTCGACGATCAGCTTCCACGACGGCAAGCACTTCGCCAAGCTGCTGAGCGTGAAGCACTTCCCGAAGCGCGCAACGCTCGGGCTCATGAACTTCATCGTCGGAGAGCCGCAGGGGCTGTCGAACCAGATCACGGAGCCCTACTGGATCACGCTGACGCTGCACTACCCCGACCAGGTCAAGAAGGCCGACTGGGTGCGCGGCCGCTCGGCCATGATCAATCACCAGGTCTTCGGCCCGACGGCACACATGATCCCGGTGCTCGGCTACAAGAAGGCAGGCATCGACACCCTGGTGCACGAGATGGAGGGACGTGGCGCGGTCCTCTGCGACGTCAACTTCTCGATCTTCCTGATCTCACGAGACAGGAGCCGTCTCAACAAGTCGATCGCCGGCCTGCAGGCCTACTACTCGTCGCTCGCCTTCGAGTTCCGCGAGGACAGCCGCATCCTCGAGACGATGTGGGACAACCTGCTGCCGCTGAACGTCAGTGCGCCGGCGATCGAGAAGACCTTCCGTTTCCACACCATGGCCGTGTCGCAGGCCGTCTGCTTCCTGCCGATCATCGGCGAGTGGCGCGGCAGCGGCGTGGGCCGCTCGGTTCTGATGGTTACGCGACGCGGACAGCCGGCCCTGTTCGACCTCTACGATTCGTCGACCAACTACAACGGGGTCGTGTTCGCCGAGTCCGGCGCCGGCAAGTCGTTCTTCACACAGAAGCTGGTCTCGGACTACCTGGCGGAGGGCGCCAAGGTGTGGGCGATCGACGTCGGCCACAGCTACAAGAAGCTGTGCCGCTCGGTGGGTGGCGAGTTCGTCGAATTCCACGCCGAGAGCAGGATCTGCCTCAACCCGTTCACGAACATCGACGGCAACCTGGACGAGGAGATGGACATCCTCAAGGCGACCATCGCCAAGATGGCAGCGCCCGAGGAGTCGCTGTCCGACTACCAGATGGCCATCCTCGAGCAGGCGATCACCAGCGTCTACACGAAGTTCGGCAACAAGGCCAACGTCATCGCGATCGTCGAGTTCCTGATGGCGCAAACGGACAGCGAGGCGCACCGCCTGGCGAAGCAGCTCTATCCGTTCGCAGGCGGCGCCTACACGCGCTGGTTCGATGGCGACAACAATCTCGACCTCGACAACGCGTTCGTCGTGCTGGAGCTCCAGGACCTCAAGGGCCGCAAGGCGCTCCAGCAAGTGGTGCTGCTGCAGCTCATCTCGCGCATCAACCACGAGATCTACCGCACGCACGGCCGCAAGAAGATCCTGATCATCGACGAGGCCTGGGAACTGCTGGACGACCCGCTTATGGCCAAGGCTATGGAAGCGGCCTATCGCAAGGCACGGAAGCACGACGGCGCTGTTCTGGTCGTGACCCAGTCGCTGGCCGACCTGTACAACTCACCCAACTCGCGCGCGATCGTGGCGAACTCGGCCTGGCAGTTCATCCTGAAGCAGAACGGCGAGGCCGTCGACGCGGCGATCGATGGTGGCCAGTTCAAGATCGAGCCGTACGGCGCGTACATGCTGAAGACCGTGCACACCGTGAGGGGTGCCTACTCGGAGGTCATGGTCAAGCGCGGCGACAACAGCTGGGGGATCCTGCGCCTCGTGGTCGACCGGTTCACCCAGGTCATGTTCTCGACCAGCGGCGCCGAGCGTGATCAGATCCTCGGCGCAATCGATCGCGGGGAGGATGTCGTCGAGGCCGTGGATGCGTACATCGCCAGCGAGAACGATCGGGCCGGCAGAGAGCTGGAGGCCGCCTAA
- a CDS encoding TrbI F-type domain-containing protein: protein MNAPDPAQNAPAAEPRSGVSLINVMIVAIACSAISGYASWRLATSSRASSPVVIVDTEKIAKAQIDQTLSKPGITQEQAAAAGQQFIRALNAELIRYSDAGVVVLNASVALNRPAGVDATREIAAALGVDLK, encoded by the coding sequence ATGAACGCCCCCGATCCAGCCCAGAACGCACCCGCCGCCGAGCCGCGCTCCGGCGTTTCGCTCATCAACGTCATGATCGTCGCGATCGCCTGCTCGGCGATCAGCGGCTACGCCTCCTGGCGCCTTGCCACGTCGTCGCGCGCTTCGTCGCCCGTGGTGATCGTCGACACGGAGAAGATCGCGAAAGCTCAGATCGACCAGACGTTGAGCAAGCCTGGAATCACGCAGGAACAGGCCGCGGCGGCAGGCCAGCAGTTCATTCGTGCGCTCAACGCAGAGCTGATCCGCTACTCCGATGCTGGCGTGGTGGTCCTGAACGCCTCCGTCGCGCTGAACCGGCCGGCCGGCGTCGATGCCACGCGCGAGATCGCTGCTGCGCTTGGGGTGGACCTCAAGTGA
- the lepB gene encoding signal peptidase I, producing the protein MNAVATFHRTRDWFAAIAEDRARMRFLRLSLIWTAVAWLVVTVAANTISHTYKIGLDLEEVRCMPWRVYVLHFERPQIARGGFVAYRDFEGVMGPNYAGKMIGKMVAGVPGDHVVVKDDFAWVNGAPVGKLIHNAKLGRAPGAFDRDEIVPEGKIFVVGTEPRSFDSRYWGFLDQRSVIGSLSPLF; encoded by the coding sequence GTGAACGCCGTCGCAACTTTCCATCGCACCCGGGACTGGTTCGCCGCGATCGCGGAAGACCGGGCCCGCATGCGGTTCCTTCGTCTGTCCCTCATCTGGACGGCGGTCGCTTGGCTAGTCGTGACGGTGGCGGCGAACACCATCTCGCACACCTACAAGATCGGCCTGGATCTCGAGGAGGTCCGCTGCATGCCGTGGCGCGTCTACGTGCTCCATTTCGAGCGCCCCCAAATCGCGCGTGGCGGCTTTGTGGCGTACCGCGACTTCGAGGGCGTCATGGGTCCCAACTACGCCGGCAAGATGATCGGCAAGATGGTCGCCGGTGTGCCTGGCGATCACGTCGTCGTGAAGGACGACTTCGCTTGGGTCAACGGCGCGCCCGTGGGCAAGCTGATCCACAACGCCAAGCTGGGTCGCGCGCCCGGGGCCTTCGATCGCGACGAGATCGTTCCGGAAGGGAAAATCTTTGTTGTCGGCACCGAACCCCGCAGCTTCGATAGCCGCTACTGGGGCTTCCTGGATCAGCGCTCCGTCATCGGCAGCCTGAGCCCGTTGTTCTGA
- a CDS encoding conjugal transfer protein TraF: MTRFTLRFVWAALTLVVAAPALRAQDAAGGDDAPGRFIERKAEGWFWYKDPKDAPKPPAPKASAPAAARSAQPADASQEPFSAKWLQQNMPKLLEAAIDNPTKENVEAYLYAQRVAMDKSQTYAEKARSVVASDPFLDENNRVPLSTYAKPSFLKGVESAKTDALKHLTTVGGLWVFFDSKCEFCRPQIFSVQELARKHGFYTKFISLDGVGVPELKTFEKDNGHAKLLNLKLTPTTVLVVPPNNYYVVSQGMMSESQLADRLVLAAESQNLLPKDVASKVRTYDRGVLSAEDTQQGAGSNPKDWVQYLKDKLQGRY; this comes from the coding sequence ATGACTCGCTTCACGCTTCGTTTCGTCTGGGCAGCGCTGACTCTTGTCGTCGCCGCGCCCGCGCTGCGTGCCCAGGATGCCGCCGGCGGCGATGACGCGCCCGGCCGCTTCATCGAGCGCAAGGCGGAGGGGTGGTTTTGGTACAAGGACCCGAAGGACGCCCCGAAACCTCCGGCGCCAAAGGCCTCCGCTCCGGCGGCTGCCAGGAGCGCGCAGCCGGCGGACGCCAGCCAGGAGCCGTTCTCGGCCAAGTGGCTGCAGCAAAACATGCCGAAGCTGCTCGAGGCTGCCATCGACAACCCCACCAAGGAAAACGTCGAGGCCTACCTATACGCGCAGCGCGTTGCGATGGACAAGTCGCAGACCTACGCCGAGAAGGCGCGCAGCGTGGTGGCCAGCGACCCATTCCTCGACGAGAACAACCGCGTCCCGCTGTCGACCTACGCGAAGCCCTCCTTCCTGAAAGGTGTGGAGTCCGCGAAGACCGATGCGCTCAAGCACCTGACGACCGTTGGAGGTCTCTGGGTGTTCTTCGACTCGAAGTGCGAGTTCTGCCGGCCGCAGATCTTCTCGGTGCAGGAGCTCGCGCGCAAGCACGGCTTCTACACCAAGTTCATCTCCCTGGACGGCGTCGGCGTGCCGGAGCTGAAGACCTTCGAGAAGGACAACGGCCACGCCAAGCTGCTCAACCTGAAGCTGACACCCACCACCGTCCTGGTCGTTCCGCCGAACAACTACTACGTGGTCTCGCAGGGAATGATGTCCGAAAGCCAGCTCGCCGATCGCCTTGTGCTCGCGGCTGAGTCGCAGAACCTGCTCCCCAAAGACGTCGCCTCCAAGGTCCGCACGTATGACCGCGGCGTCCTTTCAGCAGAGGACACGCAGCAGGGTGCCGGATCCAACCCCAAAGACTGGGTGCAGTACCTCAAGGACAAGCTGCAGGGCCGCTACTGA
- a CDS encoding conjugal transfer protein TraH codes for MKINLRILAAATALAASLFASPAHAGLQDALDGMFMSNSTAPQAFSSQSRGGFVGGSVAMRTPVRNINLVAFDPPRLAAGCGGIDMFGGSFSFINADQLVALFRQIAANSVGLAFKAAIDYINPALGKQMQEFQAKMQALNENMRNTCAIANQVVKSFSDPSARKDMVDGATAAAEAAKGGFDDLWSGMTSFFTTPNSATRTADAGGYCAECGNPVWKALVSSNSGVLLGDPTTSTDSNANRTNEIIMSLMGTVIMSTTKADTTTTGGVTQKDTGTVKPYLLTLFDLRDGSSSGKPFKIWTCSDGYAKHQCTQLTETAVTFDGMKGYVNKMLFGYADGLASGVPTAGSIIGKLESCSTTSCGFTQAQKDFLNSVQTPTLALVRKVQAVPGASQHVATRLVDQIANEIAVKYGEAAVRAIRMSFTEGKFPKPPEIVEAEKQRLAELSELRQENTKLTEQTMAVRAYVAAVVSDNPAVFARIK; via the coding sequence ATGAAGATCAACCTCCGCATCCTTGCCGCCGCGACCGCCCTGGCGGCTTCGCTTTTTGCCAGCCCTGCGCATGCCGGCCTCCAAGACGCACTCGACGGCATGTTCATGTCGAACTCGACCGCGCCACAAGCCTTCTCCTCGCAGTCGCGAGGCGGCTTCGTCGGCGGCAGCGTCGCAATGCGCACCCCGGTGCGCAACATCAATCTGGTCGCGTTCGATCCGCCGCGCCTGGCGGCCGGCTGCGGCGGCATCGACATGTTCGGCGGCTCGTTCTCGTTCATCAACGCGGACCAGCTGGTGGCGCTGTTCCGGCAGATCGCAGCGAACTCGGTCGGCCTGGCCTTCAAGGCGGCGATCGACTACATCAACCCGGCGCTCGGCAAGCAGATGCAGGAGTTCCAGGCCAAGATGCAGGCGCTGAACGAGAACATGCGCAACACCTGCGCGATCGCCAACCAGGTGGTCAAGAGCTTCAGCGACCCGTCCGCGCGCAAGGACATGGTTGACGGCGCGACCGCGGCCGCGGAAGCGGCCAAGGGCGGCTTCGACGACCTGTGGAGCGGCATGACCAGCTTCTTCACGACCCCCAACAGCGCGACGCGCACGGCAGACGCTGGCGGCTATTGCGCGGAATGCGGCAACCCTGTCTGGAAGGCGCTCGTATCGAGCAATTCCGGTGTGCTGCTGGGTGACCCGACGACGTCGACCGACTCAAACGCGAATCGGACGAACGAGATCATCATGAGCCTGATGGGCACGGTGATCATGAGCACCACCAAGGCCGACACGACAACGACTGGTGGAGTGACGCAGAAGGACACCGGCACCGTCAAGCCGTACTTGCTCACTTTGTTCGATCTTCGTGACGGATCCAGTTCCGGCAAGCCGTTCAAGATCTGGACCTGTTCGGACGGCTACGCGAAGCACCAGTGCACGCAGCTGACCGAGACGGCTGTGACGTTCGACGGCATGAAGGGCTACGTCAACAAGATGCTCTTCGGCTACGCGGACGGCCTGGCCAGCGGTGTTCCGACCGCAGGCTCCATCATCGGCAAGCTCGAGTCCTGCTCCACGACCAGCTGCGGCTTCACACAAGCCCAGAAGGATTTCCTCAACTCGGTCCAGACGCCGACCTTGGCGCTGGTCCGCAAGGTGCAAGCGGTACCCGGTGCATCCCAACACGTCGCGACGCGTCTGGTCGACCAGATCGCCAACGAGATCGCTGTGAAGTACGGCGAGGCTGCGGTGCGCGCGATCCGCATGAGCTTCACCGAGGGCAAGTTCCCCAAGCCTCCCGAGATCGTCGAAGCCGAGAAGCAGCGCCTGGCCGAGCTCTCCGAACTGCGCCAAGAGAACACCAAGCTGACTGAGCAGACGATGGCGGTACGCGCCTATGTGGCTGCGGTCGTCTCCGACAACCCGGCCGTATTCGCGCGCATCAAGTGA